In Fodinibius saliphilus, a genomic segment contains:
- the rho gene encoding transcription termination factor Rho produces MSDYQTDGVSLEEIDTLHEKTVKELRSLAQEQGLSSVSGLRKQELIDRITQSVRDKARARGELDQDSGNSSSNKNGRSRNRSKDSGKKSKKKKKSVHDILPESDADTLEERLAEIQPQLGPYLIQEGTLEILPDGYGFLRSVNYNYKASPDDIYVSPSQIKRFRLKQGDCVIGIIRPPKVGERYFALLRVDGVNGKIPRDMDNREDFEDLLPIYPEERFTLEHNPTEYTTRVLDLFSPLGKGQRGLIVAQPKTGKTTILRNIANAVNKNNPETKVIILLIDERPEEVTEMERSVDDAEVVASTFDEKPENHIGLSEIVFEKTKRLVETGHDVLVLMDSITRLARAYNICQPSSGRTMSGGVDSEALKAPRQLFSSARNVEGGGSLSILATALVQTGSRMDDLIFEEFKGTGNMEIVLDRNLSERRIYPAMDIFKSGTRREELIVPEAEHEKVVLLRRYLNRMNAFEAMEFVLDKMKGTEDNEEFLISMNQ; encoded by the coding sequence ATGTCGGATTATCAAACCGATGGAGTTTCCCTCGAAGAGATTGATACTCTTCATGAGAAGACTGTTAAGGAACTTCGTAGTTTAGCACAAGAACAGGGTCTCTCTTCTGTTTCAGGACTGAGAAAACAGGAACTTATTGATCGTATTACTCAATCGGTACGCGATAAAGCGCGAGCACGCGGTGAACTTGACCAAGACTCTGGTAACAGTAGCAGCAATAAAAACGGACGCTCGCGAAATCGTTCTAAGGATTCTGGTAAAAAGAGTAAGAAAAAGAAAAAAAGCGTACACGATATTCTTCCCGAATCTGATGCCGATACTCTTGAAGAGCGTTTAGCAGAGATTCAACCACAACTCGGTCCTTATTTAATTCAGGAAGGAACGCTCGAAATATTACCAGACGGTTATGGGTTCTTGCGCTCTGTTAATTATAACTATAAGGCCAGTCCGGATGATATATATGTATCTCCTTCACAGATAAAACGTTTTCGCCTTAAACAAGGAGATTGTGTTATTGGTATTATACGCCCTCCGAAAGTAGGTGAGCGGTATTTTGCACTACTTCGTGTTGATGGAGTAAATGGGAAGATTCCTCGTGATATGGATAATCGCGAAGATTTTGAGGATCTGTTACCTATCTATCCTGAAGAGCGGTTCACACTGGAACACAACCCCACGGAATATACAACTCGTGTTCTGGATCTTTTCTCTCCACTTGGTAAAGGTCAGCGTGGTCTTATTGTCGCCCAGCCTAAGACCGGTAAAACAACTATTTTGCGCAATATTGCAAATGCAGTCAATAAAAATAACCCTGAAACAAAGGTGATTATTCTATTGATTGATGAGCGCCCGGAAGAAGTTACAGAGATGGAGCGTAGTGTTGATGATGCTGAAGTTGTAGCCTCTACCTTTGATGAAAAACCGGAGAATCATATTGGGCTGTCTGAGATTGTTTTTGAAAAGACTAAAAGATTGGTTGAGACGGGGCATGATGTGTTGGTTCTTATGGATTCGATTACCCGTTTAGCCCGAGCTTATAATATTTGTCAACCATCCTCTGGCCGAACAATGTCTGGCGGTGTGGATTCCGAAGCACTTAAAGCCCCACGACAGCTGTTTAGTTCGGCAAGGAATGTTGAGGGTGGTGGAAGCCTATCTATACTGGCTACAGCACTTGTACAGACAGGGTCTCGGATGGATGACCTTATCTTTGAAGAGTTCAAAGGTACCGGTAACATGGAGATCGTATTGGATCGTAATTTATCAGAACGTCGTATTTATCCGGCTATGGATATATTTAAGAGTGGTACGCGACGAGAAGAACTCATTGTGCCAGAAGCTGAGCATGAAAAGGTAGTACTTTTACGTCGATACCTGAATAGAATGAATGCTTTTGAGGCGATGGAATTTGTGCTCGATAAAATGAAGGGCACTGAAGATAATGAGGAGTTCTTAATATCGATGAATCAGTAA
- a CDS encoding MBL fold metallo-hydrolase, with protein MQIGSYTVELLSEGRFEIFKDGHINRSDNHDIGADTIPTTAPQNLEVGINPVLLQTEDHNILLDTGLGWGLDAGSSYSNISNVCTNLAIFELSPNDITHVVLSHLHYDHAAGSTYVDEGQQTKPTFPNAQYYIHQKEWEYSLKQIERGTAFYDTNYQLDEFYRLVADEYVYFLTGQTNEILDGLKIIQTGGHTPGHQIIEIKSDNEIAYFLGDLIPSSTQLNKHTTNQKDSNEIDVKREKVNLLNKAYKEEAILLFYHSTFGRAGRLIIDDDKRYILADIPFQM; from the coding sequence ATGCAGATAGGATCTTATACTGTTGAGTTGCTTAGTGAAGGTCGGTTTGAGATCTTTAAGGATGGACATATCAATAGGTCTGATAATCACGATATTGGGGCAGATACGATACCTACTACTGCCCCTCAAAACCTAGAAGTTGGAATTAACCCTGTACTTCTCCAAACCGAAGATCATAATATCTTATTGGATACTGGTTTAGGCTGGGGCTTGGATGCTGGCAGTAGCTATTCCAATATTTCTAACGTATGCACCAACCTGGCCATCTTTGAACTCAGTCCCAATGATATTACTCATGTGGTCTTAAGTCACCTTCATTATGACCATGCCGCAGGTAGTACTTATGTAGATGAGGGACAACAGACGAAACCCACCTTCCCAAATGCCCAATATTACATTCACCAGAAAGAGTGGGAATATTCTCTTAAACAGATAGAAAGGGGAACAGCATTCTATGATACAAACTATCAGCTTGATGAATTTTATCGACTGGTTGCAGATGAGTATGTCTATTTTTTAACCGGCCAAACAAATGAAATCCTCGATGGTCTTAAGATAATTCAAACAGGAGGCCACACGCCGGGCCACCAAATTATTGAAATTAAGAGTGATAATGAGATCGCCTATTTTCTGGGGGATTTAATTCCTTCTTCCACTCAGCTCAATAAACATACAACCAATCAGAAAGATAGCAATGAAATTGATGTAAAAAGAGAAAAAGTGAACCTACTCAATAAAGCCTATAAAGAAGAGGCTATTCTTCTTTTTTATCACTCTACTTTTGGACGTGCAGGTCGGCTTATCATAGATGACGACAAACGATATATTTTAGCTGATATCCCCTTCCAAATGTAA
- a CDS encoding bifunctional folylpolyglutamate synthase/dihydrofolate synthase, giving the protein MSISSLSSVEAYLEQIPKFKSVGSLGADFNLDRFKQFCESIGDPQNDFPAIHVAGTNGKGSTCRLLSSVYQKAGYNVGLYTSPHLNRFNERFIINGEEITEDELLRFFENNREKIEKYELTYFEISTAISFWWFSRSRIDLAVIEVGLGGRLDATNVFSPLISVITSISLDHTGILGESIQEIAYEKAGIIKPEIPVVIGDLPDEAENQVAEIARNNESSIYTIDELHPVSGEQGQYQLTVAGHEILFETSLLAPVQAKNIAISWQVVQNLSDYFSVSEEQFIEGINEAEVGLGRFNRLLGSQKWFFDGAHNLEAVRALKKAVRRVGKVSDAILVLALLEDKIQPKIMKEFSEFRNIYYYQLSLERAASFDDIKEWLPQVTPFPNEHRHTIFNCDFNSELVIFAGSFYFYATVREWVQNLYNR; this is encoded by the coding sequence GCAGATTTTAATCTGGATCGTTTCAAGCAGTTTTGTGAAAGTATCGGGGATCCCCAAAATGATTTTCCTGCTATCCATGTGGCCGGCACCAATGGCAAAGGGAGCACATGTCGACTTTTAAGTAGCGTGTACCAAAAAGCCGGATATAATGTTGGCCTTTATACCTCACCCCATCTTAATCGTTTTAACGAACGTTTTATAATAAATGGGGAAGAGATAACAGAAGATGAGTTGCTCCGTTTCTTTGAAAATAATAGGGAAAAGATTGAAAAGTACGAACTTACCTATTTTGAAATTAGTACTGCTATCTCTTTTTGGTGGTTCAGTAGGTCTAGAATTGATCTTGCTGTCATTGAAGTAGGGCTTGGTGGGCGCCTTGATGCAACCAATGTTTTTAGCCCTTTAATAAGTGTAATTACAAGCATTTCTTTAGATCATACAGGAATTTTGGGAGAGTCAATTCAAGAAATTGCCTATGAGAAAGCAGGTATTATTAAACCGGAAATTCCAGTAGTAATTGGAGATTTACCGGATGAAGCAGAGAATCAGGTTGCAGAAATAGCTCGGAATAATGAAAGTTCGATATACACTATTGACGAACTTCACCCGGTAAGTGGAGAACAGGGACAATATCAGCTCACTGTAGCTGGACATGAGATCCTTTTTGAAACCTCATTGCTAGCACCAGTACAGGCAAAAAATATTGCTATCAGCTGGCAGGTTGTTCAGAATTTAAGCGATTATTTTTCAGTATCTGAGGAACAATTTATTGAAGGGATTAATGAGGCAGAAGTGGGGTTGGGTCGCTTTAACCGTCTGCTAGGATCCCAAAAGTGGTTTTTTGATGGCGCACATAACCTAGAGGCCGTGAGGGCGTTAAAGAAGGCTGTACGACGTGTTGGGAAAGTATCAGACGCAATACTAGTACTAGCACTATTAGAAGACAAAATACAACCAAAAATTATGAAAGAGTTTTCAGAATTCAGAAATATCTATTATTATCAGTTAAGCCTTGAACGGGCGGCTAGTTTTGACGATATTAAAGAATGGTTACCTCAAGTAACTCCCTTTCCGAACGAGCATCGTCACACGATCTTTAACTGCGATTTTAATTCGGAATTAGTAATATTTGCGGGAAGTTTTTACTTTTATGCAACGGTTCGGGAATGGGTTCAAAATTTGTATAACCGTTAA